A genome region from Salvia splendens isolate huo1 chromosome 19, SspV2, whole genome shotgun sequence includes the following:
- the LOC121779523 gene encoding far upstream element-binding protein 1-like → MADEVAYATGGESNKRKYDDSPPPVGRRSTGFSSPPDSAAPPPSYSNVPPPMNEIELAKQKAQEIAARLLNNVDPSKRARVDNGAGAGGYDAVDTGVSHKHPGLGLGAPAQSASYGYPGPSKKIDIPNGRVGVIIGKGGETIKYLQLQSGAKIQVTRDMDADPNSTSRAVELTGTPDQIAKAEQLINDVLSEADAGGSGIVSRRLTGQQSGADQFVMMIPNNKVGLVIGKGGETIKSMQATTGARIQVIPLHLPPGDMSKERTVQIEGTSEQIEAAKQLVEEVTSENRMRGQSMSGGYSQQGFQARPPTNWGHSGPAGQQPGYGYVQPGAYPGPPQYGMTQPPYSGYPPQAASGGYGAGWDQSSTAPQNQQAAQGGGYDYYNQHAPSQQQQAHGGPAAPTDASGYGYSQAAYSQGQGGYGQDGYGGYHAAQSGYGQQQQNPGAGYDQQQQSYNSAYPTPDGQTQGDPNQAPVSAQSYNTGGQPSPNPNYPHQASSQPGYGAQSGYGTQPTYGNYATSQSQKQGSQPTAYAQPQQSPSAQGGAYAQPGYPRSQPPPAQASYAHPDSGAQRPPSSGYPAAAAQPGYGQQQPAQYGSAYDATPPQAAQSTGAAKASPPS, encoded by the exons ATGGCAGATGAGGTCGCTTACGCTACCGGAGGCGAATCGAACAAGCGCAAGTATGATGATTCCCCACCACCTGTGGGCCGCAGGTCGACGGGGTTCTCGTCGCCTCCTGATTCCGCCGCACCTCCGCCTTCGTACAGCAACGTTCCGCCGCCAATGAACGAGATCGAGCTGGCTAAACAGAAGGCGCAGGAGATAGCTGCGAGGCTTTTGAACAACGTCGACCCTTCGAAGAGAGCCAGAGTTGATAACGGAGCTGGCGCCGGTGGATATGATGCTGTTGATACAG GTGTTAGCCACAAACATCCAGGTTTAGGTCTTGGTGCTCCAGCACAAAGTGCTTCGTATGGTTACCCAGGTCCGAGCAAGAAAATTGATATTCCAAATGGAAGGGTTGGTGTGATAATTGGCAAAGGTGGCGAGACTATCAAGTACCTCCAACTACAGTCAGGAGCTAAGATTCAGGTCACCAGAGACATGGATGCCGATCCTAACTCTACTTCAAGAGCAGTTGAGCTCACGGGAACTCCTGATCAGATAGCCAAAGCAGAGCAATTGATCAATGATGTTCTTTCTGAG GCTGATGCAGGTGGTTCTGGAATAGTCTCCCGGCGGTTGACCGGGCAGCAATCTGGGGCCGATCAATTTGTTATGATGATCCCTAATAATAAA GTGGGACTTGTTATTGGTAAAGGAGGTGAAACTATAAAAAGTATGCAAGCAACAACTGGAGCTCGTATCCAG GTCATACCTCTTCATCTCCCCCCGGGTGATATGTCAAAGGAGAGGACAGTGCAAATTGAAGGAACTAGCGAACAAATTGAAGCTGCAAAACAGTTGGTTGAAGAAGTTACCAGTGAG AACCGCATGAGAGGTCAATCGATGTCTGGAGGGTATTCCCAGCAAGGTTTTCAAGCTAGGCCACCTACTAACTGGGGACACTCAGGCCCAGCTGGGCAACAACCTGGTTATGGCTATGTCCAGCCTGGTGCATACCCTGGTCCACCACAATATGGCATGACTCAACCACCGTACTCTGGTTATCCTCCACAAGCCGCATCCGGTGGGTATGGAGCTGGCTGGGATCAATCATCAACTGCTCCTCAAAATCAGCAAGCTGCTCAGGGAGGTGGCTATGATTATTACAACCAACACGCACCATCCCAGCAACAGCAAGCTCATGGGGGGCCTGCTGCCCCAACCGATGCTTCAGGGTATGGCTACAGTCAGGCCGCCTACAGTCAAGGACAAGGCGGCTACGGCCAAGATGGTTATGGTGGTTATCATGCAGCTCAATCTGGTTACGGCCAGCAACAGCAGAATCCCGGTGCTGGATATGATCAACAGCAGCAAAGCTACAACTCTGCCTATCCAACACCCGATGGTCAAACTCAAGGCGACCCCAATCAAGCACCTGTGTCTGCACAGTCATACAACACCGGTGGTCAACCCAGCCCAAACCCAAATTATCCACATCAAGCTTCCAGCCAGCCCGGTTATGGAGCACAGAGTGGCTACGGGACCCAACCAACTTATGGAAACTATGCGACATCTCAGTCTCAAAAACAAGGCAGTCAGCCCACTGCATATGCACAGCCTCAGCAATCACCTAGTGCACAAGGTGGTGCATATGCTCAGCCTGGCTATCCTCGTTCTCAGCCCCCACCTGCCCAGGCTAGCTATGCTCACCCAGATTCAGGTGCCCAGCGACCTCCATCGTCCGGTTACCCAGCAGCAGCAGCTCAACCTGGCTATGGTCAACAGCAGCCTGCACAATATGGTAGTGCTTATGACGCCACCCCGCCTCAAGCGGCCCAATCCACCGGGGCTGCTAAAGCATCACCCCCTAGTTGA
- the LOC121779867 gene encoding serine hydroxymethyltransferase 3, chloroplastic-like yields the protein MQVCGGSAIMNSIQQPVGTKISAFPSNWMGAIGSPSHVRMSSFKPCRSSQLEGSLVTGRLPSSASVRVPEIGGAGSSIVDSGLEEVDPEIRSIINKEKNRQFRSLELIASENFTSRAVMEAVGSCLTNKYSEGLPGKRYYGGNEFIDELETLCQERALAAFNLDGNKWGVNVQPLSGSPANFEVYTAVLNPHDRIMGLDLPHGGHLSHGFMTAKRRVSGTSIYFESMPYRLDETTGLVDYDMLEKTAALFRPKLIIAGASAYPRDFDYPRMRKIADAAGAFLMMDMAHISGLVSASVVANPFEFCDIVTTTTHKSLRGPRGGMIFFKKEPVLGVDLETAINNAVFPGLQGGPHNHTIGGLAVCLKHAKSPEFKAYQSKVVWNCRALASRLTELGYKLVSGGSDNHLVLVDLRPLGIDGARVEKILDMASITLNKNSVPGDKSALVPGGIRIGSPAMTTRGFNENEFVSVADFIHEGVQITLEAKKSASGTKLQDFMKFVTSPSFPLANRVSDLQRRVEALTTQFPIPGL from the exons ATGCAGGTTTGTGGTGGATCTGCAATCATGAATTCCATTCAGCAGCCTGTTGGAACCAAGATATCAGCATTCCCTTCTAACTGGATGGGTGCCATTGGAAGCCCGAGTCATGTTAGAATGAGTTCGTTCAAGCCTTGTAGATCATCACAACTTGAAGGGAGCTTAGTCACTGGGAGGCTGCCCTCTTCTGCATCCGTTCGTGTACCTGAAATTGGAG GAGCTGGGAGCAGCATTGTGGACAGTGGCTTGGAAGAAGTTGATCCAGAGATTCGGAGCATTATTAACAAGGAGAAGAATCGTCAATTTAGAAGCTTGGAACTTATTGCTTCAGAGAATTTCACTTCTCGAGCTGTGATGGAAGCAGTTGGTTCTTGCCTCACTAACAAGTACTCTGAGGGGTTACCTGGAAAAAG ATATTATGGTGGCAATGAGTTCATTGATGAACTAGAGACTCTTTGTCAAGAGAGGGCTCTGGCAGCTTTTAATTTGGATGGAAATAAATGGGGTGTGAATGTCCAGCCGTTGTCTGGTTCACCTGCTAATTTTGAGGTCTACACAGCGGTTCTTAACCCACATGACCGTATAATG GGATTGGATTTACCGCATGGTGGACACTTGTCACATGGTTTCATGACTGCCAAGAGACGGGTTTCTGGAACCTCGATATATTTTGAATCGATGCCCTATCGATTGGATGAGACTACTG GCCTTGTTGACTATGATATGCTTGAGAAAACAGCTGCCCTCTTCCGTCCAAAGCTTATTATTGCAGGTGCTAGTGCTTATCCTCGAGATTTTGACTATCCTCGCATGAGAAAG ATTGCAGATGCTGCGGGTGCTTTCCTTATGATGGATATGGCTCATATCAGTGGGCTTGTTTCTGCGTCTGTTGTAGCTAATCCTTTTGAGTTCTGTGACATTGTAACAACAACAACACACAAG TCTCTCAGGGGTCCTCGAGGTGGCATGATCTTTTTCAAGAAGGAACCTGTTCTGGGAGTTGATCTAGAAACTGCAATTAACAATGCCGTTTTTCCAGGATTGCAG GGAGGTCCACATAATCATACGATTGGGGGGCTTGCTGTTTGTCTGAAGCATGCAAAATCTCCAGAATTCAAGGCTTATCAAAGCAAG GTGGTCTGGAACTGCAGAGCTCTAGCATCTCGATTAACAGAGTTGGGATACAAATTGGTTTCTGGAGGGAGTGATAACCATCTGGTTCTTGTTGACCTCCGTCCCTTG GGCATTGATGGTGCTAGAGTGGAGAAAATTCTTGACATGGCATCTATTACCCTCAACAAAAACTCCGTACCCG GTGACAAAAGTGCACTAGTGCCGGGTGGCATACGTATAGGTTCACCTGCCATGACTACCCGGGGATTCAATGAAAATGAGTTTGTTTCAGTTGCAGACTTCATCCACGAAGGCGTGCAGATCACTCTGGAAGCAAAGAAGTCCGCTTCAGGCACCAAGCTCCAAGATTTCATGAAATTTGTTACTTCTCCGAGCTTCCCATTGGCCAACCGGGTGTCGGATCTGCAAAGAAGAGTTGAGGCACTGACAACTCAATTCCCCATTCCTGGCCTGTGA